The following proteins are encoded in a genomic region of Palaemon carinicauda isolate YSFRI2023 chromosome 19, ASM3689809v2, whole genome shotgun sequence:
- the LOC137659149 gene encoding uncharacterized protein: protein MQRKIGTCRTGGGNKIPNITAEKLFSHKIDSKGSSLFTSSHGSKCNRVTRGIHIELVKDLSCDSFLMVFRKFCSRRGFPSLMLSDNATTFVSTSVYLKNMAESSLVQEHLNVIECKWKFIPARAPWFGAMWERLIGLLKTCLKKVIGQAFLSFSELSCVVTELEAIINDRPLSYTSGDHDQLNILTPNHLILGRRLRSFPRYITKKCDDLWKRWEREYLTSLRQTHRVGIRHESWPKMGEVMLIHDEGPRSRWKLGQIVKLHVGPDDVLRVVTLKTPQGQVMRPVVKLYPLELWQETDVVISEKTDNKSTRPSRKTAQAATEARRALIQAGQL, encoded by the exons ATGCAGAGGAAGATTGGAACATGTCGCACAGGCGGCGGAAATAAAATTCCCAATATTACTGCCGAAAAGTTGTTTTCTCACAAAATTGATAGTAAGGGATCATCACTGTTTACAAGCTCACATGGGAGTAAATGCAACCGTG TTACTAGAGGAATCCATATCGAATTAGTAAAAGATCTGTCCTGCGATTCGTTTCTTATGGTGTTCCGGAAGTTTTGTAGCCGTCGGGGATTTCCTTCTTTAATGCTAAGTGACAATGCTACTACCTTTGTATCGActtcagtttatttgaaaaacatggcAGAAAGTTCCTTAGTGCAAGAACACCTGAATGTTATTGAATGTAAATGGAAGTTCATACCagccagagcaccttggtttggagctATGTGGGAAAGATTGATTGGACTTTTGAAAACATGTCTAAAGAAAGTAATAGGTCAGGCCTTTCTCAGCTTtagtgaactttcctgtgttgtgaCTGAACTTGAAGCAATTATCAATGACAGACCCTTAAGTTATACGTCGGGAGATCATGACCAGTTGAATATTCTGAcgcccaatcatttgattttaggacgtagattgagatctttccctaggtacattacaaaaaaatgtgatgacctgtggaaaaggtgggagagagaatatttaacttcTCTCAGACAAACTCATCGGGTAGGAATCAGACACGAATCTTGGCCCAAAATGGGAGAAGTTATGTTGATACACGATGAAGGACCGAGAAGTCGTTGGAAGCTCGGTCAAATTGTCAAATTACACGTGGGACCGGATGATGTCTTGCGCGTGGTTACTTTAAAAACCCCACAAGGTCAAGTAATGAGACCTGTTGTCAAGCTATATCCTTTGGAattatggcaagagactgatgttgtcATATCTGAGAAAACTGATAACAAAAGCACCCGACCGAGCAGGAAAACTGCTCAGGCGGCTACTGAGGCGAGAAGAGCCCTCATTCAAGCGGGAcaattataa